In Rhizobium sp. 9140, the genomic stretch TCATCCTGCGCTATGCGCTAAACAGCGGACTGACGGTCTCGGAAGAGATGTCGCGGCTGGCCTTCGTCTGGCTCATCTTCCTCGGTGCCGCCGTCGCGCTCCGCGAGCACGCCCATATCGGCATCGATTCGATGATCCGTGCCTTGCCACGGGGCCTCGCTAAAGCGTGCGTTCTCCTCGGCTACCTCCTGATGCTGCTCGCCTGCGCGCTGCTGCTTCAGGGCGCCTGGGCGCAGTCTGTTCTGACCTGGGGCGCGATCACGCCGGCGGCTGGTATCTCCATGGCGTGGTTCATGATTCCTGCCGTCATCTTCTCGGTCACGGCGCTCCTGCACCTTGGCGGCGAGATGCTCGCGATCCTCACCGGCCGCCTCGACGTCTCCAACATCGTGCTGGTGCAGGAATCCGAAGATCTGCCGCCGCCGACCACCTCGCCCGTACCGCCGCTGCCCGCTGCGCACGGCTTCGGTCGCTGAGGGGGAACGACAATGGTCATCGCAGTATTCCTCGGCTCGCTTCTCGGCACCATGGCATTGGGCATGCCGATCGCCTTTGCGCTCATCCTGTCCGGGATCGCGCTCATGGTTCACATGGACCTCTTCGACGGGCAGATCGTCGCCCAAACGATCCTGCAGGGTGCCGACAGCTTCACGCTCATCGCCGTCCCTTTCTTCATGCTGGCCGGCGAGGTCATGAACCAGGGCGGGCTTTCCAAGCGCATCGTCAATCTGGCGATCGCGCTGGTCGGGCACAAGCGCGGCGGTCTCGGCTTCGTCTGCATTCTCGCAGCCTGCGTTCTTTCCAGCCTCTCCGGCTCGGCGGTGGCGGATGCAGCGGCGCTCGCTGCCCTGTTGATGCCCATGATGATCAAGTCCGGCCATGATCCGGCCCGCTCGGGCGGTCTCATCGCCTCCTCCGCCATCATCGGCCCGATCATCCCGCCCTCCATCGGCTTCATTCTCTACGGCGTGGTCGGCGGCGTCTCCATCACCAAGCTCTTCCTCGCCGGCATCGCGCCGGGCCTGATGATCGGAGCGGCGCTGTGCATCGCCTGGCTCGTCGTCATCCGCAAGGAAACCTTCGCAATGCCGGCGAAATCCTCCTGGGCGGAGCGCCGGCACGCGCTCGTCTCGAGCCTCTGGGCGCTAATGCTGCCGGTCATCATCATCTTCGGCCTGAAGTTCGGCGTATTCACGCCGACGGAAGCCGGCGTCGTCGCCGCCGTCTATTCGCTGTTCGTCGCTATGGTCGTCTACCGCGAATTGACGCCGGGCATGCTGCTCGACGTCTTCACCTCGGCCGCGAAAACCACCGCGATCGTCATGTTCCTGGTCGCCGCCGCGTCGGTTTCCGCCTGGCTGATCACGATTGCCGACCTGCCTGGCGCCATGGTTGCCCTGCTGGAACCGCTGATGGGCAACCAGACGCTGCTGCTGATCGCCATCATGGTGCTGATCGTCGCTGTCGGCACCGCCATGGACATGACGCCGACCATCCTCATCCTGACGCCGGTGCTCCTGCCGGTTATCAAACAGGCCGGCATCGATCCCGTCTATTTCGGCGTGCTGTTCATCATCAACAATTCCATCGGCCTCATCACGCCGCCGGTCGGAACCGTGCTCAACGTCGTTTGCGGCGTCGGCAAGATCTCGATGGAAAAGCTCATCCGCGGTGTCTGGCCGTTTATGATCGCGCAGCTGATCGTGCTCATCCTGCTCGTCCTCTTCCCCGTTCTTGTCACCGGCCCGGCAGCCTTCTTCGCCGGTCGTTGATCTCGCCCCTTGCCGCGCCGGTGCCCAAGGGAGGGGCCGGCGGGGAACCAGAAGCAACCAAGGCGTCGGGAGGCGCCGTTATCCCGGAGGATAAACCCATGAGACTGACCCAATCCATCGCAGCCCTACTGGCCGCAGCATCCATTTTTGGCGCGGCCGGTGCCCATGCCGAGATCAGCGAGCGGACGATCAAGTTCGCCGCCCAGAACTCCAAGGGCCATCCCCAGGTCATGGGCATGGAGCGCTTCGCCCAGATCGTGAAGGAAAAGAGCGGCGGCAAGATCGAGGTCAAGCTGTTCCCGGGCGGCACGCTCGGCGGCGACGTCCAGACGCTCGCCTCCGTGCAGGGCGGCATCGTCGAGATGAGCGTGATGAACGCCGGCATTCTCTCCGGCACCATCAAGGAGTTCGGCGTGGTCGATCTGCCGTTCCTGTTCGGGACGCCTGAAGAGGCCGATGCCGTCATGGACGGTCCGGTCGGCACCGATCTTTCAGCGCGCCTGCCCGCCCAGCGCCTCGTCGGCCTCGGCTTCTGGGAACTCGGCTTCCGCCATCTCACCAACAACCGCCATGCGGTCAACACGGTCGAGGACGTGAAGGGCCTGAAGATCCGCACCGTGCAGTCGGCCGTGCCGCTCGCCACCTTCAATGCGCTCGGCGCCAACGCCATTCCCCTGCCCTATCCCGAGCTTTACAGCGCGCTGGAAACGGGCACCGTCGATGGTCAGGAAAATCCGCTCGCCAATATCGTCAACGCCAAGTTCACCGAGGTGCAGAAGTATCTGACGCTGACGGGCCACCAGTACAATCCGCAGATCGTGATCGTCTCCAAGGTATTCTGGGACAAGCTGGATGCCGAGGAGCAGGCCCTGCTGCAGGAGGCCGCCACGCAGGCGCGCGACTATCAGCGCAAGGCCTCGCGCGACGCCAATGCCGGCTTCCTGGCCGAGATCAAGAAGAGCGGCATGGAGGTCGTTGAACCCACGGCCGAACAGCTTGCCGCTTTCCGCAAGGCCGTCGAGCCGGTGGTCGCACAGTTCCGCGACACGATCGGCGCGGAAACCGTCGATGCCGTGTTCTCGCAGCTGAAGACGATCCGCGGTCAGTAACACGACCAGCGGCAAAGACAGGCGGTAAGGCGGGACGATCCGCCTTTCCACTCCCCATCCACGAGCCGAAGGAGGGCACATGCTCGATCGATCCACCCGCACGATACAGGTCGGCCTTATCGGCAGCGGCATTCAGCTCTCACGCTCCCCAGCCATGCACGAGGCGGAAGGCCGGGAGAACGGCGTGGCGCTCTCCTATGAGCTGATCGACCTCGACCGGCTGGGTGCCGGCGCGAAGGCTGGGCACGGGGCTGGGGTCGGCGTCGGCGTCGAAGCGCTCGGCGACATCCTGCGCGATGTCGAGAACCGCGGCTTTGCCGGCGTCAACGTCACGCATCCGGCAAAACAGGCCGTCATCCCCCATCTCCACGCCCTGTCGCCGGAAGCCGAAGCGCTCGGCGCCGTCAATACGGTCGTCCTCAGGGATGGTCGCCGGATCGGCCATAATACGGACTGCTCGGGATTTGCAGAGGGCTTCCGCCGCGCGCTGCCGCAGGCCGATCTATCCTCCGCCGTCCAGCTCGGCGCCGGCGGCGCCGGCGCAGCCGTCGCTCACGCCATGCTGCAGCTCGGCACGAAGCAACTGACGATCTTCGACAATGACGCCGCACGCGCCGAAGCATTGGCGCAACGGCTTTCCCCTCTCTTTCCAAAGGCTTCCGTCGATGTCGGCGACGACCTCTCGGCGGCCATGGCTAGCGCAAGCGGCCTCGTGCATGCGACGCCGACGGGTACGGCGGCGCATCCGGGCCTGCCCCTGCCGGGCGATTTCCTCGACACCCGTCATTTCGTCGCCGAGATCGTCTATTTCCCGCTCGAAACCGAGCTTTTGCGGCTCGCCCGCGCCAAAGGCTGCGCCACCGTCGATGGCGGCGGCATGGCCGTGTTCCAGGCGGTCGGTGCCTTCCGCCTCTTCACGGGCATCGAGCCGGACGCTGCGCGCATGCTCGCCCACTTCGCTGCCATGGGTACCAGCGGTACCTGAGACATCCTCACCATGACGCCGCTCGCTGAACAGGGAACACGCCGATGAAAACCTCGATTGCCACCGTGTCCATCTCCGGCGACCTGTCGGAGAAACTTTCAGCGATAGCTGCTGCCGGCTTCGGCGCCGTGGAAATCTTCGAGAACGACTTTCTCGCCTTCAATCACGGGCCGAAAGACGTCGGCCGGATGGTTCGCGACGCGGGCCTCGAAATTTGCCTGTTCCAGCCCTTCCGCGACTTCGAGGGCCTGCCCGAACCCCAGCGGAGCCGCGCCTTCGAACGGGCGAAACGCAAGTTCGAGACGATGAACGAGCTTGACACCGACCTCATCCTCATCTGCTCCAACGTCTCGCCGCTTGCCCTCGGCGGCATCGACCGCGCGGCGGACGATCTGCGCGCACTCGGCGACATCGCCCGCGAACATGGCGTCCGCATCGGTTACGAGGCGCTTGCCTGGGGTCGCTACATCAACGACCATCGCGATGCCTGGGAGATCGTGCGGCGCGCCGACCACAGCCATGTCGGCCTGATCCTCGATAGCTTCCACTCGCTGGCGCGCGGCATCGACAGCGCCTCGATCCGCTCCATCCCCAAGGACAAGATCTTCATCGTCCAGATGGCGGACGCGCCGAAGCTCGATCTCGACCTTCTGTCCTGGAGCCGCCATTACCGCAACATGCCGGGTCAGGGCGACCTTCCCGTCGCCGACTTCATGGCAGCCATCGAGGCAACCGGTTATGACGGCTACTACTCGCTCGAGATTTTCAACGACCAGTTCCGCGCGGGCTCTGCACAGCAGACCGCCGTCGATGGGCGGCGCTCGCTGATCTACATGATGGACCGGCTGAAGGCCGAAGGGCGTGCGGTGAAAGGTCCGTCAGAGCCGAACCCTTTGCCACCGCCGGCGCGCACAGCCGGCATATCCTTTGTCGAGTTCGCCACCGACATGCAATCCGCCGTGCCGCTATCGACATTGCTCCAGTCCATCGGTTTCCGCCATGCTGGCCGTCATCGCTCGAAGGATGTCGATCTCTATACGCAGAACGACCTGCGCGTCGTCATCAACACGGAAACCGAGGGAATGGCGCATTCCGCCTATGTCGTGCACGGAACCAACGTCTCGGCGCTGGGGCTGCGCATGGCGGACGTGCGGCAGGGCATGGCCCGCGCGGCCGGCCTGCTGGCAACCCCCTACAAGCAACCTGTCGGGCCGGGCGAGCTTGAGCTGCCGGCCCTGTTCGGCATGGGCGGCAGCCTCCTTCATCTGGTACCGGAGGATGCGGCGCTCGACCGGCAGTGGGAGACGGACTTTGCGCTCGAACCCGGCTGGAACCGACATTCCGGTGCGGGCTTGAAGGCGGTCGATCATATCGCCCAGACCGTGCGCTACGAGGACATTCTTTCCTGGACCCTGTTCTACCGCTCGATCTTCGACCTGAAGCCGCTGCCGCCGGTCGAGGTGCCAGATCCCGGTGGCCTCGTGCTCAGCCAGGTCCTGCAGAACGACGACGCCAGCCTGCGCATCGTTCTCAACGGTTCGCAATCCATGCGCACACTCTCGTCCCGCTTCGTGTCGCAGTTCGTCGGGCCGGGCGTCCAGCATGTGGCCTTCGCAACGTCTGACATTTTTAAGACGGTCGAGGCCCTGCGCGCCAGCGGCGTTTCCCTGCTGCCGATCTCCGGCAATTACTATGACGATCTCGATGCCAAGTTCGACATCGCGGCGGAGACGCTTGCTGCCATGCGCGCGGGCAATATCCTCTATGATCGCGACGAAGACGGCGAGTATTTCCAGATCTATCTCGGCACGCTGGAAGGCGGCTTCTTCTTCGAGATCGTCGAGCGGCGCGGCTATCGCGGGCTCGGGGCGGCCAACGCCGCGATCCGCCTGACCACGCAGGCCCGCCAGTCGCCGCTGCCGGCTTAGCGACGCGGTTTGACGGCCCTGACAGTGCCGAAAAAGGGACCCGCATGTAGGAGCAGGCCCCTTCGTCGTCACGCGAACACCCGCCTCAATGCCGGCACGCGGCGGATGAGGAGGACGTCGAGAGCGATCATCACGACGAGCAGCAGGCCCGACAGCGGAAACAGGACCCCGAAGACGACCGCCATGCCCCACAAAACGCCATAGACCCTGCGGCTCGCGGGATAGGGGGGAACGCCGAGGCGGCCGGACGGCCGGCGCTTGAGCCACATGACGACGGCGGCGACCGAGGAGAGGATGATGGCGAAACAGGTCGCGAGCATCAGCAACTGGTTCAACAGGCCGAATTCCTGCCCCATATGGATGTTGATCGCAAACTCGGTGAGCTTGGCGACCGGGCCGTAATCGGCATAGCCGATATCGACCAGCGGCTGGCCGCTATATTGATCGATATGGATCGTGCGCACCTGCGAAAGATCGTCGGGGTATACAGCGGTGGTGAAAACGCCGGCCGCGTCAGTGGGAAGCGTCACCTCGTATCCCGCCGCCATGCCGCGCGCGTGTGCGATCTCGACGATCCTGTCGATACCGAGCGGCGCATCCATAGCGTGGTGCGACATCGGCATCGGAGAGGCTTCCATCGTCCAGCCGACCGTCTGCATGGCATGCTGGGCATGCTCGCTCGATGTCGGCACGTTGTCCCACAGTGCGGCGGGGTAGCCGGTGCCGGTCGCCACCGTCAGTTCCGTCAGCTTGCCGCCCCAGAAGGAGGACCAGGGCAGGCCCGACAGCGCGAGGAAGGCGATGAACCCGCCGGCGACCGCCCCGGTCACGGCATGCGTGTCGCGCCAGAACACCCGGCGCGACGGCGTTCCCCGCACGGTCAGGACACCACCGGTCTGCCGGCGCGGCCACCAGAGATAGACGCCGGAGACGACGAGAATGATCGCGAACCCCGCCATCGCCTCAATCACGCGGTTGGCATAGGCACCGAAATACTCAAGGCTGTGCAGCTTGCGCACGACCTCATTGAACTCCTGCGTCTTCAGCATCGTGTCGAGAACGGCACCCGTATAGGGGTTGAGGAACACATAGGCCGCGCCCGCATCCGTCGCGAATGTCACGCGAGCCGACGCGGTCGGGCTGACGGGTGGCCGATAGGCCTTTACCCGCGCGTCGGGATAGAGTGTCTGCGCCCTGGCAATCAAGGTGCTGGGAGCCTGCTGCGGCGTGGTCTCCTCGGCAACCATCGTCCGCGACGCAAAGGCCGTGCGGTCGATCTCGTCGCGGAAGAGGTAGAGTGAGCCGGTGACGGCAAGCAGGATCATGAACGGCACGGCAATGAGGCCGGCATAGAAATGCCATCGCCAGACGGCGCGGTAGGTATCGACAGAAAGCGCGGAAACGCTTGCCTGACGGGAGGTGGTAAGGTCTGTCATCGTCAATCCTGGGATTGGACCGCATGCCGCCGTCGGAGACGTTCGGGAACGGCCGAAAAAGCTTGAGGCTTCGACATGCCGATGCGCCGGGAGCGCACAGGATGTGTTTGCCATCGATGGCGGGCACAGCGCCCGCAAGGTGCTTTTCAGACCGGTGGCCCCTGCGCGTCATACCGCCTGACATCCGTCGAGGCGGACAGGATGACGGCATCGTCGGCGCGTATCTCCACGGCGACGGAGAAGCGGATGGGAAAGCCTATATCGTCGGAGGGTGCCAGCACCGTCTGCGCCTGCACGCCGGCGTGACAGAGCTTGCTGCACGGGCATTCCTGATGTTGATGGCCATCGGCGGGCCGATGCGCCCCATGGTCGGCAGCGCAGAGGACCGAAAAGGGGTCCGGCGCCGCCATCACGGCACTCGACCATCCCGTCACCAGCGTCTGGATCGCGAACGACAGCGCCAGCAGGATGCCCAGGAGAGCCCCCGATTGTCTGTCTGCGATGATACGGCGCCAGAACGTCATGACTGTCGAATGCCACAGTTCCCGCCATCTGTCATCGCGACATCTTGTGCACAGGTTGTTTGCAAGAACGGACGGGATCATCGATCATCCCGCACCATATCCGAACCGTGATCAGGCCAATTCGCTCCCGACCCCGTTGACAGGATGGTGCTTCGTAATGTTATTACATTTATGTCGATTGTAGATGGGTTCGGGGGACGCAACATGTTTTACCTTCAGGGAAAAGACGGCTAGATGATCCGCATATCGCTCCCGGCACGTCTCCTCGCTCACGACGATACGCTGTCTGCCGAAGAAGAAGGACGCCACGTGCACGATGTGACCCTGTCAGCGCGTGGTCTCGGATGGTCGATCCGGGATGCACGGATCCTGCAGGGTGTTTCGCTGGCGCTCGGTCAGGGCGACCGGCTGGCGATCGTCGGCCCCAACGGCGCGGGCAAGACGACGCTGCTCCAGCTTCTCTCCGGCATGCTGCAGCCGACGACGGGCGCGGTTTCGCTGGTCGGGCGGCCGCTTGCCTCCATGACGCCGCAGGAGCGAGCCCGGCTGACGGCGGTGGTCGGACAGTCAGACCAGCCCGACCACCGCATCCGCGTGCGCGACTATGTCGAACTCGGCCGCATTCCCCACACGCAGCGGGCGACGCGCGCGCAGGAACGACAGCTGGTCGAAGACGCGCTGGAGCGCACCGGCCTTTCAGCGCTCGCCGCGCGTGCGATGGGGTCGCTCTCCGGCGGAGAACGGCAGAGGGCGCAGATCGCCCGGGCGCTGGCGCAGGCGCCCCGCATCCTGTTTCTCGACGAGCCGACGAACCATCTCGATCCTCTGGCACGCCGCACGCTGCTGTCTCTGGTCGCGGAACTGGATGTCACGGTCGTTGCTGTCCTTCACGACCTGCATCTCGTTCCCGATTTCGCGACCCATGTCGTGGTGCTGAAAGACGGACGGCCTGTGGCCAGCGGACCGGTTGCCGCCGCCCTGTCGAGAAGCGTCGTCCGCGACGTCTTCGGCATCGATCTTCTGCGCCTGCCGCATCCGCATGAAGATCGCGAACTCACGGTCTTCGACATCGCAGCCCCTCTCTGAACCTCGGAGCCTCTTCCATGAAACGTCTTCTCCTGGCCGCCCTTGTCTCATTCGCAGCCTCTGCTGCCCATGCTTTTCCCGTCACGGTCGACAGCTGCGGGCAGGCGCTGACCTTCGACGCGGCGCCGAAGCGTGCGGTCGTGCATGACATCAATATGGCCAAGATGGCGTTCGCGCTTGGCCTCCAGCCGCAGATGGTCGGCGTGACCGGCATCAGCGGCTGGTACAAGCTGGACGACGCGTTCCGCAGGGAACAGGGCGCGATCCCCGAACTCGCGCCGAAATATCCGACGCTGGAAAATCTCGTCGCCGTCGAGCCCGATTTCTTTTTCGCGGGCTGGTACTACGGCATGAAGCCCGGCGGCGACGTGACGCCGGAGACCCTGGCACCCCACGGCATCAAGACGCTCGTGCTGACGGAAAGCTGCGTCCACCTCGACAAGGCGCGCCCCGCCGCCTCCATGGACCTGCTCTATGGCGACGTGGAAAAGCTCGGCATCATCTTCGACCGCAAAACTGAAGCCGATGCCTTGATCGACGGCTGGAAGAGGGAGCTTGCGGGTATCGAGGCCAAGGTCGCGGCGAACGACGGCACCCGTGTGTTCCTCTATGACAGCGGCGAGGACAAGCCGTTCACCGCCGGCAAGTTCGCCATTCCCACCGCCATGATCTCGGCAGCCGGCGGCGTGAACATCATGGCCGACATGGAAACGAGCTGGGGCACGACGGACTGGGAAACGGTCGCCATGCGCAATCCACAGTTTCTCGTTCTTCTCGACTACCAGACCGATACCGGCTATCGAAAACTCCTCGACTTCCTGAAGAGTCATCCCGCGATGAAGGAAACGGACGCCGTGAAGAACGAGCGCTTCGTGGCGCTGCGATACGAGGAACTGACGCCCGGACCCGACAACATAGCGGCCATCGGCAAGATCGCCCGCGCGCTGCACCCAGAAGCCTTCTGACGGTGCGAGCCGCATTTCCCTTGGGTGTCGTGGCGGCCTGCCTGGCTGTTGCGACGCTTGCCTGCATCTCCATCGCCTATGGCTCCACCGTCATCCCGATGCCGCAGGTTCTCACAGCACTCGCACGGGCGGCCGGCATCGCCCAGACGGACCCGGTCGGCGTGATAGACCGGATCATCGTCGATCTCCGGCTTCCCCGCGCCATCCTCGCGATCGCCGTGGGCGCGGGCCTTGGCGTCATCGGGCTCCTCCTGCAGACGGTGACGCGCAACGATCTGGCCGATCCCTTCCTGTTCGGCCTGTCGGCGGGTGCGGCGGCCGGTGCGGTCATCGTCATCACCCGGCTCGGAGACCGGCTGGGCGTTCTCACACTACCCATTGCAGCCTTCGTCGGAGGAATGTGTGCGACCGGCATCGTGCTGATGCTTATTCGCCGCGCGCAGGGATTTGGCCCCGAGCGGCTGATCCTTGCCGGTCTCGCGGTCTCGTTCCTGTTCACGGCGCTGACCAATTACCTAGTCTTCTCCGGCGACCAGCGCGCTGCCCATTCCGTATTGTTCTGGACCATGGGCGGTCTCGGGCTTGCCAGCTGGCAGAACATCGGCATCGGGATCACGGGTGCCGCCGTCGCAACCGGCTATGCAATCGCGCGCCACCGGCATCTCGACGCTCTGCTGGGTGGAGAGCAGACGGCCGAGAGCCTTGGTGTTTCCGTACGGCGCCTGCGGCGTGAAACGTTTCTGGCGGCCAGTTTCGCCACCGCTCTCCTCGTCTCGATCACCGGCGTCATTGGCTTTATCGGGCTCATGATCCCGCATGTCGCCCGCACGCTGGTCGGCCCGCTGCACAAGCGGTTGACGATCCTCTGCGCGCTTCTGGGCGCAGCGCTTCTCCTCGGCAGCGATCTCATCGCCCGCACGCTCCTGCCGCCACAGGAACTCCCGGTCGGCATCGTCACCAGCTCGATCGGCGCCGCCTTCGTCGTCATCGTCATCCTGCAGAAAGGTCGCACGGCCTGACGTTGATAAAGCCGCACCTACACCTCAGCTTCTGGGCTTCAGGTTCTCCGGATCGTAGAGCGGCTTGTAGCCGACGGCTGCGATCTCAACCGGGAAGCTCTCGTTGAAATATTCCACCGTCAGCGCGCGGCCGACCTCGCAATGCGACTGCGGGATATAGGCGAGCGCGATATTCTTGCCGATGGTCGGGCCATAGGCGATCGAGGTCGTGTAGGAGCGGCGGCCGAGGTCGTCGATCAGCACCGCGCCCGTTTCCGGATCGATGACCGGCAGCGAGCCCACGGGATAGCGCTTTACGCCACTGGCGTCGGTGTTGTCGGTCATCACCAGCGTGCAGAGCATGGCCGGCTGATGGGCGCGGGCCTTGTATTCGAGATGCTTCGCCTTGCCCCGGAAGTCGGCTTCCTTGACCTTGGGGCGGGCAAGATCCGCCTCAATCAGATTGTATTGCGTCAGGAGGTCACCGTTCTGCAGGCGCAGGCTCTTTTCCATGCGGCGGGAGTTGGCATAGGTCTCAACGCCGAAGGCCATGACGCCGGTCGCGCGCAGTGCATCCCAGACGGCAAGGCCGTCCTCATATTTCATGTGCAGTTCCCAGCCCTGCTCCCCGACATAGGAAATGCGGAAGGCGGTGACGGTCACGCCTGCGATCTCGATCGGCTTGATCGCGGCAAAGGCGAAGTTCTCATGGTCGAGCGCCGACGGATCGGCGACCACCTTCTTCAGCGTCTCGCGTGCGTTCGGTCCCCAGATGCCGATGGTTGTGAACCTTTCCGAGACGTCAGTGATCGTGACATCGAGGCCGCGGTCTTCCGCCACGCGCTTCATGTAGTGGAAGTCGCGCGGGCCGGCATCGGCGCCGTTGATGAGGCGGCAGCGATCGGCCATGCGGATGACGGTGAAGTCGGCCCGCACCATGCCCTCGTCATCGAGGAAGTGGGTATAGATGCCCTTGCCGATATTGCCATCGCCGCCGATCTTGGCGGCACAGAGCCATTCGAGTAGATCGACATGGTCGGGGCCTTCGATATCCACCATGTGGAAATGCGAGAGGTTGACGATCCCGCAATCCTCGCTCATCGCCAGATGCTCGGCATTCGAGACGCGCCAGAAATGGCGATTGTCCCACTCGTTCTCGCGCACCGGGACGCGGTCGCCGTATGTCTCCAGTAGGTGTTCGTTGGCCTGGTAGCCGTGGGCGCGCTCCCAGCCGCCAAGTTCCATGAAGTAGCCGCCGAGTTCTTCCTCGCGTTCATAAAAGGGCGAGCGCTTGGCGCCGCGGCCCGAGGCATAGGGTTCGCGCGGATGGATCGCCGGGAAGTAGATCTTCTGCGCCGCCTCGTAGCTGCGACTTTCGATGAACTCTTCGGTGAGCTGGTGCGGGTAGAAGCGCGCATAGTCGATGGAATTGTGGTCGATCTCGGTGCGACCGTCCGTCATCCAGTCGGCAATCAACTTGCCGTAACCAGGGCCGTCCTTGACCCAGATCGCGACGCAGTACCAGAGGCCGCGCACCTTCTGGCTTTCGCCACAGGAGGGACCGCCAGCAGCCGAGACCTGCAGGAGACCATTGAAC encodes the following:
- a CDS encoding FecCD family ABC transporter permease, translated to MRAAFPLGVVAACLAVATLACISIAYGSTVIPMPQVLTALARAAGIAQTDPVGVIDRIIVDLRLPRAILAIAVGAGLGVIGLLLQTVTRNDLADPFLFGLSAGAAAGAVIVITRLGDRLGVLTLPIAAFVGGMCATGIVLMLIRRAQGFGPERLILAGLAVSFLFTALTNYLVFSGDQRAAHSVLFWTMGGLGLASWQNIGIGITGAAVATGYAIARHRHLDALLGGEQTAESLGVSVRRLRRETFLAASFATALLVSITGVIGFIGLMIPHVARTLVGPLHKRLTILCALLGAALLLGSDLIARTLLPPQELPVGIVTSSIGAAFVVIVILQKGRTA
- a CDS encoding GcvT family protein, with the protein product MAEFPSRAKVVIIGLGGIVGASIAHHLIERGWDDIVGIDKSGIPTDIGSTAHASDFCYTTSHDYLSVWTTQYSIDFYEKMGHYARIGGLEVARTGDDSWMEEIKRKLSSAKAFGTRAQYVSPSEIKQMFPLIEEDQVQGGLFDPDAGLVIPRSQTVAGKLIDAAEKSGKLKIFGNTPATSLIVEKGRIKGVVTHRGTILADHVIVCAGIWGRLIAEMVGEDLPVMPVDHPLTFFGPYNEFAGTGKEIGYPLLRDQGNSAYMRDTGDPNTTEGGQIEWGYYEAENPRLCHPREILEKHEARLSPSQRDLDMEQILEPLERAMKLTPILGELGYNEGHSFNGLLQVSAAGGPSCGESQKVRGLWYCVAIWVKDGPGYGKLIADWMTDGRTEIDHNSIDYARFYPHQLTEEFIESRSYEAAQKIYFPAIHPREPYASGRGAKRSPFYEREEELGGYFMELGGWERAHGYQANEHLLETYGDRVPVRENEWDNRHFWRVSNAEHLAMSEDCGIVNLSHFHMVDIEGPDHVDLLEWLCAAKIGGDGNIGKGIYTHFLDDEGMVRADFTVIRMADRCRLINGADAGPRDFHYMKRVAEDRGLDVTITDVSERFTTIGIWGPNARETLKKVVADPSALDHENFAFAAIKPIEIAGVTVTAFRISYVGEQGWELHMKYEDGLAVWDALRATGVMAFGVETYANSRRMEKSLRLQNGDLLTQYNLIEADLARPKVKEADFRGKAKHLEYKARAHQPAMLCTLVMTDNTDASGVKRYPVGSLPVIDPETGAVLIDDLGRRSYTTSIAYGPTIGKNIALAYIPQSHCEVGRALTVEYFNESFPVEIAAVGYKPLYDPENLKPRS